CTGATGGGTAGTTTAACTGGGGCGGTTGCCTCCTAAAGAGTAACGGAGGCGCCCAAAGGTTCCCTCAGCCTGGTTGGCAATCAGGTGTTGAGTGTAAGTGCACAAGGGAGCTTGACTGTGAGACCGACGGGTCGAGCAGGGACGAAAGTCGGGACTAGTGATCCGGCGGTGGCTTGTGGAAGCGCCGTCGCTCAACGGATAAAAGGTACCCCGGGGATAACAGGCTGATCTTCCCCAAGAGTCCATATCGACGGGATGGTTTGGCACCTCGATGTCGGCTCGTCGCATCCTGGGGCTGGAGTCGGTCCCAAGGGTTGGGCTGTTCGCCCATTAAAGCGGTACGCGAGCTGGGTTTAGAACGTCGTGAGACAGTTCGGTCCCTATCCGCTGCGCGCGCAGGAACATTGAGAAGGGCTGTCCCTAGTACGAGAGGACCGGGACGGACGAACCTCTGGTGTGCCAGTTGTTCTGCCAAGGGCATGGCTGGTTGGCTACGTTCGGGAGGGATAACCGCTGAAAGCATCTAAGCGGGAAGCCTGCTTCGAGATGAGTGTTCCCACCCACTAGATGGGGTAAGGCTCCCAGTAGACGACTGGGTTGATAGGCCGGATGTGGAAGCCCAGTAATGGGTGGAGCTGACCGGTACTAATAGGCCGAGGGCTTGTCCTCAGTTGCTCGCGTCCACTGTGTTGGTTCTGAAACCACGAACAGCCCCACGTCCGGTCACGGCGTGGTGCGGCTGAAACAGTTTCATAGTGTTTCGGTGGTCATAGCGTGAGGGAAACGCCCGGTTACATTCCGAACCCGGAAGCTAAGCCTCACAGCGCCGATGGTACTGCAGGGGGGACCCTGTGGGAGAGTAGGACACCGCCGAACAAATTTTGTGGGAAACCCCGCACCTTATGGTGCGGGGTTTTCTGCGTTTAAGGTTCGGTTATGCGCTACGACCTGGTGATCTTCGACAACGACGGCGTCCTCGTGGACAGCGAGCCCATTTCCAACAGGCTGTTGGCCGCCTATCTGACCGAGCTCGGGCACCCCACGTCCTACGAGGACTCCATCCGCGACTACATGGGGTCCGCGATGCACCGGATCCACGACCTGGTCCAGGAGCGCACGGGACAGCGGCTGCCCGCGGAGTTCGACGACGTCTTCCACGGCCGGGTCTTCGCGGCCTTCGAACGGGAGCTGGAGCCCGTGGCCGGCGCCATGGACGTACTGGAGAAGCTCGCTGTGGACGGGGTGCCGTACTGTGTGGCGTCCTCGGGGAGTCATGAGCGGATTCGGGTGGGGCATCGGGCGGCCGGGCTGGACCGGTGGTTCGAGGAGGCGCGGATCTTCAGTTCGCAGGACGTGGGCAAGGGGAAGCCGGCGCCGGATCTGTTCCTGCACGCGGCCGAGCGGATGGGGGTGGCGCCGGAGCGGTGTGTCGTTGTCGAGGACAGTCCGCTGGGGGTGCAGGCCGCCGTCGCGGCCGGGATGGACGTGTACGGGTTCACCGCGATGACGCCGGCCGCGAAGCTCGCGGGGGCCACTCGACTCTTCTCCGACATGGGGGAGTTGGCCGACCTGCTGGTCTGACATTTGTCATGCCTAGCTCCGGACGATCGTTCCTACTGGGAGACCCCTCCCAGCGGCGAAGCTGAGGGCATGACGACGAACCAGCACAAGAAGAACGCCTTCGCTCCGCTCGTCCTGGACGTGGCGGTGCCGCTCGGGTCGTACTACCTGTTCAAGGGCGCCTTCGGGATGAGCACCTTCGCGGCGCTGGCCTGGAGCAGTCTGGTGCCCGCCGTGCGGACCGGGTGGAGTGCGGTCAGGGAGCGGACGGTCAACGGGCTCGCCGGGCTGATTCTGCTGGTGAACGTCGTCGGGCTGCTCCTCAGCTTCGTCTCCGGGGATCCGCGGCTGATGCTGGCCAAGGACAGCGGGGTCAGCAGCACGGTCGGGATCGGGATCCTGGTCTCCGTGGCGCTGGGGAAGCCGATGATGACCGCAGGCCTCAAGCCGTTCCTGGTGAAGGGCGACGCGGCCAAGGAGGTGGCCTGGGAGCGGCTGCAGAGCGGGGCGGCGGCCGCTTCGGCGGACTTCCGGCGGCGGGAGCGGGCCTTCTCGGTGGTGTGGGGCGTGGTTCTTCTCGTCGAGTGCGTGGTGCGGATCGTGGGGGCGTACACCGTGC
This window of the Streptomyces sp. NBC_01275 genome carries:
- a CDS encoding HAD family phosphatase translates to MRYDLVIFDNDGVLVDSEPISNRLLAAYLTELGHPTSYEDSIRDYMGSAMHRIHDLVQERTGQRLPAEFDDVFHGRVFAAFERELEPVAGAMDVLEKLAVDGVPYCVASSGSHERIRVGHRAAGLDRWFEEARIFSSQDVGKGKPAPDLFLHAAERMGVAPERCVVVEDSPLGVQAAVAAGMDVYGFTAMTPAAKLAGATRLFSDMGELADLLV
- a CDS encoding VC0807 family protein, whose amino-acid sequence is MTTNQHKKNAFAPLVLDVAVPLGSYYLFKGAFGMSTFAALAWSSLVPAVRTGWSAVRERTVNGLAGLILLVNVVGLLLSFVSGDPRLMLAKDSGVSSTVGIGILVSVALGKPMMTAGLKPFLVKGDAAKEVAWERLQSGAAAASADFRRRERAFSVVWGVVLLVECVVRIVGAYTVPVDTMVWLGSVIMIGAMVVGILVGGALGAGPMQAMVATEAGAVDDVVADAVVDVDAGAEVRGEALEVALAR